The Clostridium beijerinckii genomic sequence ATTTTTAATATAACATCTGTTCTAAAGCTTTGTTGATCAACTACGTACTTAAACTTTCCTATCTCTTCTGATGAATGTCTAAGTGTTTCCTCAAAAATTTCCTTTTCACCTTCATATACTGCTATTTTAGTTGATGTGGAACCTGGGTTTATAATTAATAATTTATGACTCACACATTTTCCTCCCCTACGTTATATTTAATTATAGTATTTGCATCTATTGTTATTATTATCAACACAGATACAAAACCTGTTTTTAAATTATACTCTGTAGGTATCAGCTTTAGCAAGTATTTTTCAATATTAAAATTAATTTTATTAATTCATACTATAAGCTCTTAACCCAATACTAATAATTATTTATTGTACTACTGCTTCTCTACTTAATTTCTTTTCTTTATTTGCTCTAAGCATTTTAAACACATAAGAAACAATGAATGGACAAATAATAGCAGATACTACGCATGCCGCTGCAACTTGTGCTGTTGCTATTGTTGCTATTGCAGCCAATGTTGGATCTGCCGCTGCAACAGCTGCTGGTGTGGCTACGGCATTTCCTGCTGTTGATCCTGTTGCAAGTCCAATTATAGGTTCTTCTCTAAATAATTTTAAAAGTATATATGCTCCTATTCCAGTAAAGGCAGCTATCACTCCTAATAATATACCAGGACCTCCAGCTTTTACAATTGTATCAAGATTCATTCCTGCACCTAATGGGAATGAGAAGAATGGAATTAATAACAACTTACTGCTTCCAAGAAACTTTCTCATATCAGGGTCGGCGTTTCCTAAAATCATTCCTATTCCTATTGGAATTAACACTGCAACAAGCGACATAAATGGAATTTGAGCAAGCCCTGATGCACCTAATGCAACCAAAGTGAAAAATGGACCATCTTTTAAAGATAATAAAGCATAAGCACCTACATCTGTTTCATCCCCATATTGTGAAGCTAGAGATGCATATAACCCACCGTTGCAATTTGTTAGTGCTGAAAGAATCGCTAGTGGTGATAAACCTAATACACCAGCTGGCCCAAAAACTTTTCCTACAATTATACCGATACCAGCACCCACTATAAATTTTCCAGATATTAATAGCGCACCTTTTTTTAGTGCTTTAGGTGCTA encodes the following:
- a CDS encoding 2-keto-3-deoxygluconate permease, with the translated sequence MQIPIKKTLDKIPGGMMLVPLFLGVLVNTFCPQFLKIGGYTTALFSSTASSTILACFMFLIGSQINFKLAPKALKKGALLISGKFIVGAGIGIIVGKVFGPAGVLGLSPLAILSALTNCNGGLYASLASQYGDETDVGAYALLSLKDGPFFTLVALGASGLAQIPFMSLVAVLIPIGIGMILGNADPDMRKFLGSSKLLLIPFFSFPLGAGMNLDTIVKAGGPGILLGVIAAFTGIGAYILLKLFREEPIIGLATGSTAGNAVATPAAVAAADPTLAAIATIATAQVAAACVVSAIICPFIVSYVFKMLRANKEKKLSREAVVQ